The nucleotide sequence GGCGCAAAACCCAGCAAGAGGTAATCAAGACCAAAGCCAAGCAATGACATCAGCAGCACCGGGCGGCGGCCAAAACGGTCGCTGAGACTTCCCAGCAGCGGCGAAAACAAAAACTGCATGGCCGCATACACCAGCGCCAGCACACCGCCCCATTGCGCAGCCTCGTTAGCTTCCAGACCGGTCATTTTTTCAAGCAGACCCGGTAAAACCGGAATAATTATGCCCAATCCCATCACATCCACAAAAATTGTGATGAAGATAAAAAGCAGGGCCTGCTTGCTTTGACGTGGATTCATTAAGCGCGGTTATTTAGTAGTGCGTAATGATTTGGGATAGCACAGGAAATATTTTTTCACCGGCTTAGACAGCACAGAAATATTGAAAATATCCGCAGCTTCGGCAATATCCATTATCTGCCCGTTCTTGAACTTAATATTGATACTTATATTCTCGTCGCTGCTGTAGGCATTATTCTGCACCGCACCGGTAAACACATAGTACGGCATTTCAGCTTTTGAAATATTAAATTGCTTTGTGGCCTTTTCATACAAATTCTCTACATACGACCCATCAAAAGGCTTGTTCTGCAATTCCACCGCATAAAGCTGGCGGTTTACCATCTGGCTGCATAACTGCGAGAGAATCTTATCCTTGTGTTTTGCCCACACTTTTATCGACGACATAATGTCGTAATCATCAAGCTCGGCAAAAGCTTCCAGCACTTCGGGCTGCTTTACAAATGATGATTTGGTGATGCGGCTGTGCAGAAACACACTCAGCGAAGGTGTGCAAAAAAGCTCCTCGCCGCTCATGGCAAGTTCTTTGGCCCGCTTCAAAATATTCACCAGCAAGTGCTCGGCGCTGAGCACAGTTTTGTGTAAATACACCTGCCAGTACATGAGCCTGCGTGCAATGATGAATTTCTCAATACTGTAAATGCCTTTGTCTTCCACCACCAGCTCATCATCCACCACATCCAGCATTTTCACAATACGATCGCTGCTTACAATACCTTCCGACACGCCGGTGAAAAAACTATCGCGGCGCAGATAATCAAGCCTGTCCATATCAAGCTGACTTGATACCAGCTGATGCAGGAATTTCTTCTGATACTTGTTGCGGAAGATTTTAATGGCAAGGGTGAGTCTGCCTTCAAACACATCATTCAGCCTGTCCATAATCAGCCCCGAAACATCTTCGTGCGTTACATTATGCACAATGCTTGTTTCAAGCGCATGCGAAAACGGACCGTGCCCGATATCATGCAGGAGAATGGCGATGTACGCGGCTTCAGCTTCTTCGTCGGTAATGACGGTGCCTTTGCTGCGTATTTCGCTTATGGCCTCTACCATAAGGTGCATGGCACCCATAGCATGATGAAAACGGGTGTGCAGCGCGCCGGGATACACAAGATTGGTAAGCCCCAACTGGCGGATGCGGCGCAAACGCTGAAAGTAGGGATGCTCAATCAGGCGGAATGTAAGATCGGTGGGCACGGTTACAAAACCATAAACCGGATCGTTAAAAATCTTGCCCTTAACACTGCGTTTCATACGGAAGCCGTAAAAATAGCTGATTTATGTCTGTTTTTTAACCATTCAGCGCCCGCAGAGATACGTATTTTTGTACCCGAAATGATGCAGCCGCCTGACTCAACCGCCAAACGCGACCGATTGCTGCTCCGCGCCGGTCTGGTTACACTTGTTTTACTTTACCTTGTAATCGTAGCCGGCTCGGTAGTACGCGCCACCGGTTCAGGCATGGGTTGCCCCGACTGGCCCAAGTGTTTTGGCTTCTACATTCCGCCCACCGACAGTAACCTTGTGGCCTATCATCCGGGCAAAGACTATA is from Bacteroidota bacterium and encodes:
- a CDS encoding HD domain-containing protein, whose protein sequence is MKRSVKGKIFNDPVYGFVTVPTDLTFRLIEHPYFQRLRRIRQLGLTNLVYPGALHTRFHHAMGAMHLMVEAISEIRSKGTVITDEEAEAAYIAILLHDIGHGPFSHALETSIVHNVTHEDVSGLIMDRLNDVFEGRLTLAIKIFRNKYQKKFLHQLVSSQLDMDRLDYLRRDSFFTGVSEGIVSSDRIVKMLDVVDDELVVEDKGIYSIEKFIIARRLMYWQVYLHKTVLSAEHLLVNILKRAKELAMSGEELFCTPSLSVFLHSRITKSSFVKQPEVLEAFAELDDYDIMSSIKVWAKHKDKILSQLCSQMVNRQLYAVELQNKPFDGSYVENLYEKATKQFNISKAEMPYYVFTGAVQNNAYSSDENISINIKFKNGQIMDIAEAADIFNISVLSKPVKKYFLCYPKSLRTTK